The Sphaerochaeta sp. sequence TGCCAGTCGCAGAGCTTGTTGGCAAGCCGGACATTCAAACCTTGTTTCCCGATGGCAAGGGAAAGCTGGCTCTCATCCACAATGGCAACCGCCTGGAAAATATTCTTGTCAACGATCACCACATCCTCAACCTGAGCGGGGCTCAAGGCGTTCTTGATGTAGACGACCGGGTTGGGATCGTAGCGGAGGATATCAATCTTCTCCCCTTCGATCTCCGCCATGATCGTCTGAATGCGGTTTCCTTTCAGACCGACACAGGCACCGACGGGATCAATGTCCTCGCTTCTGCTCGCAACGGCGACCTTTGTCCGGTAACCGGCTTCACGAACGATGTTGACGATCTCGATCTGGTTCTGGGCGATCTCAGGGATCTCCATTTCAAAGAGCTTCCGCACCAACTCAGGGCTGGTACGGGACAAGGTGACACGCAGTCCGCGTTCCGCCTTTTCCACCGAATCCACATAACATTTGATTTTGTCGTTGGATTCATAGGATTCCCGAGGACTCTGGTTCCTCCGGGGAAGAATCCCTTCCGTCGTACCAATATCCACCATGATGTCGCCATTGAGCAGTTGCCGGCGGTAATAGCCGATAATGATCTGATGTTCCTTGGTCTTGTACTCATTGTACAAGGTATCCTTGGTGATGTCACGGAAGTTCTGGCGAGCGGTCTGCTTTGCGCTTTGCACGGAAAGCCGGTTGAACTGTGACGTATCGACAGGAATCAAAAGTTCATCACCGATCTCACAGTCAGGCCGGATTTTTCTGGCCTCTTCAAGTGGTATCTCCGTCACTTCGCTGTACCAGTTGTCCTCATCCACCACTTTCTTACGGGCAAGCACATCAACGGAACGATGGTCATCGGAAAACTG is a genomic window containing:
- the nusA gene encoding transcription termination factor NusA: MAVDLGDAVKALMEEKGISEDLVLNTIENILRAAYKSKYGTMDNCEIQFSDDHRSVDVLARKKVVDEDNWYSEVTEIPLEEARKIRPDCEIGDELLIPVDTSQFNRLSVQSAKQTARQNFRDITKDTLYNEYKTKEHQIIIGYYRRQLLNGDIMVDIGTTEGILPRRNQSPRESYESNDKIKCYVDSVEKAERGLRVTLSRTSPELVRKLFEMEIPEIAQNQIEIVNIVREAGYRTKVAVASRSEDIDPVGACVGLKGNRIQTIMAEIEGEKIDILRYDPNPVVYIKNALSPAQVEDVVIVDKNIFQAVAIVDESQLSLAIGKQGLNVRLANKLCDWQIDVKTPAQFQEMDIASEARNKAESIFGQSEPVQPEASAPEVPASERESGVADDEVALSELPLDPMLLKKLQFHDIYSVEEFINLTDDDLKSYGDFSDEEIQQIRDTINENVDIVEEDADGAQPQYVCPNCGKPVTPDMTVCPNCGTGLSFVEE